A segment of the Nitrospirae bacterium CG2_30_53_67 genome:
ACCTGGGGCACACCCCCTTCGGCCATTCCGGCGAGGACCTGTTGAATGAACTGATGAAGGACCACGGCGGCTTCGAACACAACCGCCAGAGCCTCAGGATCGTAGAAGAGCTGGAAGAACGCTATCCCAATTTCTCCGGCCTCAACCTCACCTTCGAGACCCGGGAAGGGATCATCAAGCACACCTCTTTCCATGACCGGCCTGACATCACGGAGATCAAGGACTTCCTTCCAGGGGTGGTCCCCACCCTGGAGGCCCAGATCATCAACCTGGCCGATGAGATCGCCTACAACAACCATGACATCGACGACGGCCTCACATCGGGCCTGCTCGATCTTTGTGAACTCAGGGAGACGGCGCCCATCGTGGACCGGACCTTCCGCCAGATCGAAACCCTATACCCCGGCATTGATGAGACACGCAAGAAATACCAGGCCATCAGCTACCTCATCGGCTATCTCATCAACGACCTGGTCCATCACACCACGTCCATGCTCAAGGAGCATGACATCCGCACCTTGGACGATCTGCGGGATAAAAATATCCCCGTGGTTTCCTTCAGCCCGGAGGTCATGCAGGAGAACAGCCGGCTCAAGGAGTTCCTTTCTCAAAACCTCTACACGCACTACCGGGTGGAACGGATGCGGATCAAGGGGAAGATGGTCCTCTCCGCTCTTTTTAATATCTACCGGGAAAACCCGACGCTTCTGCCCCAGAAATACCAGCGGATGATCGAACAAGCCGGCCGTGAGCGGGTCATCTGCGACTACATTGCCGGCATGACCGACCGATACGCCCTGGATGAATATAAAAAACTCTTTGAACCTTTTGAACGGACCTGAACAAAGAGACTCCATGTGCAGAGTCGAGATCATCACCGGCCCGCCTGGTTCAGGCAAAACGCAGGCCATCCTCAACGACATCCTTCCGGCCGTCCTGGAAAACCGCTGCCATACGATCCTGATCCTGGTCTCCTCCAACCTCAAGGCCGAATCGATCCATGAGGCCATCCTCGCCGGAGCGGGAGTCAAGGGATTCATCGGACTCAGGATCATGACCTTTCTCGACCTCTGCATGGAGATTTTTGACGGCTCTTCCCTTCCCGGCAGGGTGGGCGCCCCCCTGGTCCGCAAGTGGATGGTCCAGGCCGTCCTTGCTGAAATGCCTATGGAGCGCCTTTCAGGGCTCAGAGAGACCCGGGGCCTCATGGACCTGGCATCCGACTTCATTCGCACGCTTAAGGATGCAGGCGTCTCTTCAGAGGAGTTTCTGGAAAG
Coding sequences within it:
- a CDS encoding deoxyguanosinetriphosphate triphosphohydrolase → MMHTYEKERPDLAPYAARSEASRGRRYPEHFKDNRTDFQRDRDRIIHCAAFRRLEYKTQVFVNHEGDYYRTRLTHTLEVSQIARGTARAMGLNEELAEAIALAHDLGHTPFGHSGEDLLNELMKDHGGFEHNRQSLRIVEELEERYPNFSGLNLTFETREGIIKHTSFHDRPDITEIKDFLPGVVPTLEAQIINLADEIAYNNHDIDDGLTSGLLDLCELRETAPIVDRTFRQIETLYPGIDETRKKYQAISYLIGYLINDLVHHTTSMLKEHDIRTLDDLRDKNIPVVSFSPEVMQENSRLKEFLSQNLYTHYRVERMRIKGKMVLSALFNIYRENPTLLPQKYQRMIEQAGRERVICDYIAGMTDRYALDEYKKLFEPFERT